The sequence ctctttctcctcatcctcctctaagaccaacaacaaaaatccaatctcttCAGCAAGACAAGCTTCCTTGTAATTACTAGCCCTCCTCAACACTCCCTCTTCCCCCTCCTCTTCTTTAGGAGCAGAATTTGATCCTTCAATGTCCCCTCGTGACAAACATGTAAAGCTCTGGTTAAGAGAAGTTACTCCACCATGATCATCGACATATGACCAATTGAAGAAATCTGCTACCATCATGGCAATCGAATATTGATCATTAGGCCTTTGCTGATCAGGTTCCCGGTTCTCAAACAAGATCTCCACCATTTTGACTGTAGGATAGCGTCTAAAATTGTAATCTAGACAAGGAGAAATACTAAAATTTTCAATAGCATCTTTTCCTTGCAGTGGAATCCCAAACCAATCAAagcctttgaaatgatgaatgtAGATTATATGTCGATGAGTAGTAAACTTGACATCCTCAATTCTCAGTGTATGAACACACCTGattgttttatctttttggtGGATAGAAGTGACAATAATAAAATTGAAGGTTAGAGGCAGACCCTGGTCCACGAAGTCGGAGGGAAATTCCAAAACAATGCATAGCATCAACCCCTTATCATAGATGCCAtcatcaacagtcaaggaaaaTCTGGTTTTCTGTGACATGCAGGGTAATAGTGTTCCCTGCAAAATAGAGGAAAGGAAAGGACACATCAATCATCAAAGAAATAAACTAATTGCAGTTTCTAATAGTTCCAACTAGAGTAGAATTAAAACAAGACAGTGAAGGACCTGGCCATGTATTTTCCTTGGAGTATATGTCAAAATATAGGATCCCCGCGCATCCAATTTTTTCAAGGATTCTGTTCCCTCAAGACCTTGAATCTCCTCCAGCTTTTCGCAATCCAAAAGTTCTAATGTTGTTAAAAATTTCAGCCTTGACAAATCTGGTAGTCCTACCAATGAAAAACACTGTTCGCAACGAAGTACAACTAAGCCTGAGGGAAGCTCTGGGAGGTATTCCAACTTATCGCATCTTGTAAGACTTAATTTCTTCAAGTTTCTCAAGTGTGACAGATCTGTTGGGAGGGATTGAATCCCCTTGTACATTATAAACTCCTCTAAATTCGAGAGCAATGAAAAATCATCaggtaattttgaaattttggttaACATCAAGCTAATGCTACGCAAACATTTCATTCTCCCCATTGATATTGGTAGCTTTGCTAGTTTATCGCAATACCCAACATCTAATACCTCAAGCTTCTCTAATAGTCCAACTCCATCTGGCAATTCCTCAATTCCTGAAACAACATGCAGTTGGAGTTCAACCAAAGATTTTAGATCACCAATGGACTTGGGCAACTTCTTGAGCGACTCGCAAAATCGGAGATCAAGCACTTTGAGAGAATTCAGCCTCGAAATTTTGTCTGGGagttctttcattatttttatcGATGACAAGTTAAGCTTGACTAGAGATTTTAGATCACCGATGGAATCGGGCAACTTCTTGAGTGACTTGCAAAATTGGAGATCAAGCTCTTTGAGAGAACTCAGCTTGGAAATGCTGTCTGGGagttctttcattctttttagtGATGACAAGTCAAGTTTGACTAGAGATTTCAGATCACCAATGGACTCAGGCAACTCCTTCATTTGTTGACACATGCATAGAATAAGAATTTTGAGCTGACTCAACTGCCCAATGGAGTCGTCTAACTTATCCAAGGAAGTGCAGTATCCAAGATCCAATTGCTCCAAGTAACGAAACCATGAAAAGTGTGGGGATTTAGATAGATATTGACATTGGCTAAGATTGAGAACTTTCAACTTCTGAAACCTCTGTCAAACGAAGAAAAAACATACATGCATATTTTTGCCATACCATCCAAAACTTAAGAATcgaatgaggaaagaaaaaaaacaaatactATACCTTATTTTCATCTTGAGGCTCGATATTCCATGCATGTATAATGTCACTCTCTGATAGGTCGAGATAAAGTAGTCTCTTATGATAAAAATTGGTTTGTAGAATAGTACCCCAAGGGCAGCCAAACCACTTGAACCATATTAACCCAAAAGGAAGGCGCGAAAAATCTCCCGTGAAGTTAGCTAGACTAATGTCGAGATATCTTAGATTGTGCATCATCTCAAAGTGTTCACTACCTAAATTAATAGGTGGTAAGGCAGAGGGAAGCATCATGCCTTTTATCGTAAAGACAATGGAGTGCGTTCAAATCACTAGCCAAAAGAACTTAAAATGTATAGAGCATTAATGCATTATATACATTTTGTGCTTGA is a genomic window of Macadamia integrifolia cultivar HAES 741 chromosome 13, SCU_Mint_v3, whole genome shotgun sequence containing:
- the LOC122059523 gene encoding disease resistance protein RPV1-like codes for the protein MAELTEGASSSFSASSSSGSSKFDVFLNFRGKDTRKNFTGFLHKALKNSGISDFIDCEKLWVGEAIAPALHRAIQGSKIFIPVFSKGYASSKWCLMELSHMLHCHESNGQIIMPIFFDVEPSHVRNQSGSFEVPFREHEKNFEPQIVESWREALRMAGDLKGWVLKEDTDGDQADLVELVVKRVLRELISNTHLAECKYPIGIDSHVNDLVSLLNIGSNDVQFVGICGSGGIGKTSIAKALYNRTLLSFNRHSFLSDVREQAMQFMGLATLQKRLLKDIFKADFDITDSHRGKKLIEQMLCTENVLLVLDDVDNQDQVNALASEISWFGHGSRVIITTRDEHILNVAKVEGDKIYWPQVLHCKQFLKLFSLHAFSRDQPPEDYMQLSHDVACYSGGLPLTLEVLGSYLSDICSKEVWESTLQELKEIPHEKVQRRLKISYDNLNSYHKALFLDAACFFIGWEKETVISIWEACGYHPKSAMDKLIKRSLLKFEDNLLKMHDQIRDMGRNIVLEENPMEPGRRSRLWSHGEILEVLEEKKGTDMIKGMMLPSALPPINLGSEHFEMMHNLRYLDISLANFTGDFSRLPFGLIWFKWFGCPWGTILQTNFYHKRLLYLDLSESDIIHAWNIEPQDENKRFQKLKVLNLSQCQYLSKSPHFSWFRYLEQLDLGYCTSLDKLDDSIGQLSQLKILILCMCQQMKELPESIGDLKSLVKLDLSSLKRMKELPDSISKLSSLKELDLQFCKSLKKLPDSIGDLKSLVKLNLSSIKIMKELPDKISRLNSLKVLDLRFCESLKKLPKSIGDLKSLVELQLHVVSGIEELPDGVGLLEKLEVLDVGYCDKLAKLPISMGRMKCLRSISLMLTKISKLPDDFSLLSNLEEFIMYKGIQSLPTDLSHLRNLKKLSLTRCDKLEYLPELPSGLVVLRCEQCFSLVGLPDLSRLKFLTTLELLDCEKLEEIQGLEGTESLKKLDARGSYILTYTPRKIHGQGTLLPCMSQKTRFSLTVDDGIYDKGLMLCIVLEFPSDFVDQGLPLTFNFIIVTSIHQKDKTIRCVHTLRIEDVKFTTHRHIIYIHHFKGFDWFGIPLQGKDAIENFSISPCLDYNFRRYPTVKMVEILFENREPDQQRPNDQYSIAMMVADFFNWSYVDDHGGVTSLNQSFTCLSRGDIEGSNSAPKEEEGEEGVLRRASNYKEACLAEEIGFLLLVLEEDEEKEKWPRPPRPRKRARLH